ACGAAGTCGTCACGGATAACAGCGAAGGCAAAGGCATGCAGTTCACCCTGCATGGCAGCATCCAGGGCAAGGACATGAAGGAAACGTTCTTCCTGCCCAAGGACCAGGCTTACAACTTCGCCAGCAACGTGACCAAGATTGCCGAAAAGTACGGCATTCCCAAGACCCACAGCAGCCTCGGCTCGCAGCACAAGCATTACGACCTGATGTTTGAAGATGTGCGGCATCAGTTGGACATGAAATCCGGAGACCCGGTCAAGCCCGAACACCTGGGGTGATAAGGTTGCACTGACACAACACTGTTCAAAATGTGGGAGGGGGCTTGCCCCCGATAGCGCTGGATCAGCCAACAAATCTTTAGCTGACACACCGCCATCGGGGGCCAAACCCCCTCCCACATTTTGATCTGCATCTGCTCCAAGGCATACTTGCCGCCTCTGCTCCCCAGAATTGTCAGCCACACCATGCGTATCCACGTCAGCTTCATCGACCGCGTCGGCATTACCCAGGAAGTCCTGGCCCTGCTCGGTGGGCGCAATCTCAACCTGGATGCGGTGGAGATGGTGCCGCCCAACGTCTATATCGACGCGCCGACCTTGAGCGCCGAGGTGCTCGAAGAACTGCGCGATGCGTTGTTCAGCGTGCAGGGCGTGCAGGCGGTGACCGTGGTCGACATCCTTCCCGGCCAACGCCGCCATCTGCAACTCGATGCCCTGCTGGCGGCCATGACCGACCCGGTGCTGGCCCTGGACAGCGCGGGCAAGATTCTGCTGGCCAACCCGGCGCTGATCGCGTTGTACGGGCGCGAACCCGCCGGGGAAAGCATCGCCGAGCTGTTCAACGACCCGGGGTTGCTGGAGACCTTGCTGGAGCATGGCTTCCGCCTGCCGTTGCGCGAAATCAGCGTGAACGGCCAGACCCTGTTGCTGGACGCCACGCCGATCACCGATGCCGGCGCTCTGCTCACCCTCTATCAGCCCAACCGCATCGGCGAGCAATTGTCGGCGTTGCATCACGACCATGCCGAAGGGTTCGACGCGCTGCTGGGTGAATCCCCGGCGATCCGCACCTTGAAGGCGCGGGCGCAACGCGTGGCCGCGCTGGATGCACCGCTGTTGATCCAGGGCGAGACGGGCACCGGCAAAGAGTTGGTGGCGCGTGCCTGTCATGCGATCAGCGCACGCCACAG
This region of Pseudomonas sp. MUP55 genomic DNA includes:
- a CDS encoding DUF5064 family protein — encoded protein: MAIFEPGHLHIERHALNKDDVSYDLCLDYEVVTDNSEGKGMQFTLHGSIQGKDMKETFFLPKDQAYNFASNVTKIAEKYGIPKTHSSLGSQHKHYDLMFEDVRHQLDMKSGDPVKPEHLG